In Desulfocurvus vexinensis DSM 17965, a genomic segment contains:
- a CDS encoding SAM-dependent methyltransferase codes for MPIPTPFTDAYDKAFLLDTMMGPNAMRIAEEMASFLPLRQGLRVLDLGCGMGISSILLAQKFGVQVFAADLWIAPTDNSRRFQALGLEEQIVPLAVDATKGLPFAHGYFDVLFSVDAYQYFGTNQTMLPGLLEFVKPGGHVAVAVPGLSRELPGGEVPPELRPFWVPQLDDEFRTLAWWRALWEQADGLRLGPCREMDCLRQAWADWLESPNPHARQDVPMMQAEGGKYFSLVQLCGQRV; via the coding sequence TTCACCGACGCCTACGACAAGGCCTTCCTGCTCGACACCATGATGGGCCCCAACGCCATGCGCATCGCCGAGGAGATGGCCTCCTTCCTGCCCCTGCGCCAGGGGCTGCGCGTGCTGGACCTGGGCTGCGGCATGGGCATCTCGTCCATCCTGCTGGCGCAGAAGTTCGGGGTCCAGGTCTTCGCCGCCGACCTGTGGATCGCCCCCACGGACAACTCCCGGCGCTTCCAGGCCCTGGGCCTGGAAGAGCAGATCGTGCCGCTGGCCGTGGACGCCACCAAGGGCCTGCCCTTTGCCCATGGCTATTTCGACGTGCTCTTTTCCGTGGACGCCTACCAGTACTTCGGCACGAACCAGACCATGCTGCCGGGCCTGCTGGAGTTCGTGAAGCCGGGCGGGCATGTGGCCGTGGCCGTGCCCGGGCTCTCGCGCGAGCTGCCCGGTGGCGAGGTGCCCCCGGAGCTGCGGCCCTTCTGGGTGCCGCAGCTGGACGACGAGTTCCGCACCCTGGCCTGGTGGCGGGCGCTGTGGGAGCAGGCGGACGGGCTGCGCCTGGGCCCCTGCCGCGAGATGGACTGCCTGCGCCAGGCCTGGGCCGACTGGCTGGAGAGCCCCAACCCCCACGCCCGGCAGGACGTGCCCATGATGCAGGCCGAGGGCGGGAAGTATTTCTCGCTGGTCCAGCTGTGCGGGCAGCGGGTGTAG
- the rsgA gene encoding ribosome small subunit-dependent GTPase A translates to MELRVDVTPLRALGFDAWFEARAGELGLEGCGFARVVAVDRGAWLIRDGSGEIPAELSGRLAFQTEGPADLPCVGDWVTVSLYNDGAAALIHRVFPRRTLLRRKAPGGAGVQLIAANIDAAFIVQSCHFDFNPARLDRYLVMAAQGQVEPVVVLTKTDLIDPQELEHKCALAGAATRARVIALSAHTGAGFADFQQALAPGRTYCLLGSSGVGKTTLLNRLLGRETFGTSAVSATGEGTHTTTRRQLVMLGQGAMLVDTPGMRELGMAGAGEGVATGFDEVAALAEHCRYADCRHENEPGCAVRAALASGALRADRYASYLKLRKEAEFQELSALDKRRRDKAFGRLVKEVKERGPRRRG, encoded by the coding sequence ATGGAATTGCGTGTGGATGTGACCCCGTTGCGGGCCCTGGGTTTCGACGCCTGGTTCGAGGCCCGCGCGGGCGAGCTGGGCCTGGAGGGCTGCGGCTTTGCGCGTGTGGTGGCCGTGGACCGCGGGGCATGGCTGATCCGCGACGGGTCGGGGGAAATCCCCGCCGAGCTGTCGGGGCGGCTGGCTTTCCAGACCGAGGGCCCCGCCGATCTGCCCTGCGTCGGGGACTGGGTCACGGTGAGCCTCTACAACGACGGCGCGGCGGCCCTGATCCACCGGGTCTTCCCGCGCAGGACGCTGCTGCGGCGCAAGGCCCCGGGCGGCGCGGGCGTGCAACTGATCGCCGCCAACATCGACGCGGCCTTCATCGTCCAGTCCTGCCATTTCGACTTCAACCCGGCGCGGCTGGACCGCTATCTGGTCATGGCGGCCCAGGGGCAGGTGGAGCCGGTGGTCGTGCTGACCAAGACGGACCTCATCGACCCGCAGGAGCTGGAGCACAAATGCGCGCTGGCAGGCGCCGCCACCCGGGCCCGGGTCATCGCCCTGAGCGCGCACACCGGGGCCGGGTTCGCCGACTTCCAGCAGGCCCTGGCCCCGGGCAGGACCTACTGCCTGCTCGGCTCCTCGGGCGTGGGCAAGACGACCCTCCTCAACCGCCTGCTGGGCCGGGAAACCTTCGGGACCAGCGCCGTCAGCGCCACGGGGGAAGGCACGCACACCACCACCCGCCGCCAGCTCGTCATGCTCGGCCAGGGTGCCATGCTCGTGGACACACCCGGGATGCGCGAGCTGGGCATGGCCGGGGCCGGCGAGGGCGTCGCCACGGGCTTCGACGAGGTCGCCGCCCTTGCGGAGCACTGCCGCTACGCGGACTGCCGCCACGAGAACGAGCCCGGCTGCGCCGTGCGGGCCGCCCTCGCCAGCGGCGCACTGCGCGCGGACCGCTACGCCAGCTACCTGAAGCTCAGGAAAGAGGCGGAGTTCCAGGAATTGAGCGCCCTGGACAAGCGCAGGCGGGACAAGGCCTTTGGCCGCCTCGTCAAGGAGGTGAAGGAGCGCGGGCCCAGGCGGCGGGGCTGA
- a CDS encoding elongator complex protein 3 has protein sequence MFFPFQGCPGRCVYCAQPAATGTAPASLAEHLRALEARLELAARQGAAPLELGFYGGTFTALPEPWPGRFLALAARYRASGLVTRVRCSTRPDAVSPALLDRLAAQELDMIELGVQTFHAPALAAARRGYGPEAAHAACQAVRRAGLALGVQLLPGLPGHAPGHLDADVRAALEHGPEAVRLYPCVVLRGTALADALARGEYAPWTLEATVPALADALLACWGAGVPVIRIGLAPEQDLAAHILAGPWHPALGQLARSLALLRHVRARARAMDPPPTRLLAPDRWRSDVLGHRGALGPHYAALGLAPAFEARADFLLA, from the coding sequence GTGTTCTTCCCTTTCCAGGGCTGCCCGGGGCGCTGCGTCTACTGCGCCCAGCCCGCCGCCACGGGCACGGCCCCGGCCTCCCTGGCCGAACACCTGCGCGCCCTGGAAGCCCGCCTGGAGCTTGCCGCGCGCCAGGGCGCCGCGCCCCTGGAGCTGGGCTTCTACGGCGGCACCTTCACCGCCCTGCCCGAGCCCTGGCCCGGGCGTTTCCTGGCCCTGGCCGCGCGCTACCGCGCCTCGGGGCTCGTCACGCGCGTGCGCTGCTCCACCCGGCCCGACGCCGTGAGCCCCGCCCTGCTGGACCGTCTGGCCGCTCAGGAACTGGACATGATCGAACTGGGCGTGCAGACCTTCCACGCTCCGGCCCTGGCGGCGGCCCGCCGGGGCTACGGGCCCGAGGCCGCCCACGCGGCCTGCCAGGCCGTGCGCCGGGCCGGGCTGGCCCTGGGCGTGCAGTTGCTGCCCGGGCTGCCCGGCCACGCGCCCGGCCACCTGGACGCCGACGTGCGCGCGGCCCTGGAGCACGGGCCCGAGGCCGTGCGCCTGTATCCCTGTGTGGTGCTGCGCGGCACGGCCCTGGCCGACGCCCTGGCCCGGGGCGAGTACGCGCCCTGGACGCTGGAGGCCACGGTCCCGGCCCTGGCCGACGCCCTGCTGGCCTGCTGGGGGGCAGGCGTGCCGGTGATCCGCATCGGCCTGGCCCCGGAGCAGGACCTGGCCGCCCATATCCTGGCCGGGCCGTGGCACCCGGCCCTGGGGCAGCTGGCGCGCTCCCTGGCGCTTTTGCGCCATGTCCGGGCCCGGGCCCGGGCCATGGACCCGCCGCCCACGCGCCTGCTGGCCCCGGATCGCTGGCGCAGCGACGTGCTCGGCCACCGGGGCGCCCTGGGCCCGCACTACGCCGCCCTGGGCCTGGCCCCGGCCTTCGAGGCCCGGGCCGATTTCCTGCTGGCCTGA
- a CDS encoding integration host factor subunit alpha has translation MGKTLTKADIVDSIYEKSDRNRAEVKAQVESLLEIMKQSVKKDHALLVSGFGKFEAYDKRARKGRNPQTNQSITLPPRKVVVFRLSRKFRAELNPQ, from the coding sequence ATGGGCAAGACGTTAACCAAGGCCGACATCGTTGACAGCATCTACGAGAAGTCCGACCGCAACCGGGCCGAGGTCAAGGCCCAGGTCGAGTCTCTGCTGGAGATCATGAAGCAGTCGGTGAAGAAGGACCACGCGCTGCTCGTCAGCGGGTTCGGCAAGTTCGAGGCCTACGACAAGCGCGCCCGCAAGGGACGCAACCCGCAGACCAACCAGTCCATCACCCTGCCGCCGCGCAAGGTCGTGGTCTTCCGGTTGTCGCGCAAGTTCCGCGCCGAGCTCAATCCGCAATAA
- a CDS encoding septal ring lytic transglycosylase RlpA family protein, whose protein sequence is MRHTALLACVVLAALLLSGCGKRHIPTAPDTGARPQAPAQVPPGGAGPVPKGTFKPYTIAGRTYYPLSSADGYQETGLASWYGPTFHGKKTANGETYDMHAMTAAHKILPMNTYVRITRLDNGREVTLRVNDRGPFVGDRIVDLSRAGAEQLDMLGPGTARVRLEVVGVAGQQGPTLAQALEAETFYVQVGSFRVQENAERLVRQLRAAGYRQSRVQQAEISGATYWRVQAGAFQGMARATRAHAELAGRFASSFLIAD, encoded by the coding sequence ATGAGGCATACGGCCCTGCTGGCCTGCGTGGTGCTGGCCGCCCTGCTGCTTTCCGGGTGCGGCAAGCGCCACATCCCCACCGCCCCCGACACCGGAGCCCGCCCCCAGGCGCCCGCCCAGGTGCCCCCTGGCGGCGCGGGCCCCGTGCCCAAGGGCACCTTCAAGCCCTACACCATCGCCGGGCGGACGTACTATCCCCTGTCCTCCGCCGACGGCTACCAGGAAACGGGCCTGGCCTCGTGGTACGGCCCGACCTTCCACGGCAAGAAAACCGCCAACGGCGAAACTTACGACATGCACGCCATGACGGCGGCGCACAAGATCCTGCCCATGAACACCTATGTGCGCATCACCCGCCTGGACAACGGGCGCGAGGTGACCCTGCGCGTCAACGACCGCGGGCCCTTCGTGGGCGACCGTATCGTGGACCTCTCGCGCGCGGGGGCCGAGCAGTTGGACATGCTCGGCCCCGGCACGGCGCGGGTGCGCCTGGAGGTGGTGGGGGTGGCCGGACAGCAGGGCCCGACCCTGGCCCAGGCCCTGGAGGCCGAGACCTTCTACGTGCAGGTGGGGTCCTTCCGGGTGCAGGAAAACGCCGAGCGGCTGGTCAGGCAGTTGCGGGCCGCCGGGTACAGGCAGAGCAGGGTGCAGCAGGCCGAGATTTCCGGCGCGACGTACTGGCGGGTGCAGGCGGGCGCGTTCCAGGGCATGGCCCGCGCCACGCGGGCCCATGCCGAACTCGCAGGGCGCTTCGCGTCGAGCTTCCTTATTGCGGATTGA
- a CDS encoding prepilin peptidase — protein sequence MPENPGAFNRKAARMDETTVFRILATVLGLVLGSFYNVCIHRGLTGESIANPPRSKCPKCGHFLSWWENIPLVSWLMLRGRCRNCRKPISARYPLVEALSGAVALALAVKFGPGMTFAVYLAFSGLLIVLAFIDLASFMLPLWPMIIGAVLAMVCAPLFLGIPLVDALLAAGVGAGTFWLVRWAYRRLRGIEGLGEGDIWLMLLLGPLTGLRHLPFVILASGVSLIAFNLPMLLRQGRRDAQGNPMQTPIPYGPFLCLGAMLAILVGDDVLAWYLGTVR from the coding sequence ATGCCCGAAAACCCGGGCGCATTCAACCGCAAGGCGGCGCGCATGGACGAGACCACAGTCTTCCGCATCCTGGCCACGGTGCTCGGCCTGGTGCTCGGCAGCTTCTACAACGTGTGCATCCACCGGGGGCTCACGGGCGAATCCATCGCCAACCCGCCGCGCTCCAAGTGCCCGAAATGCGGGCATTTCCTGTCCTGGTGGGAGAACATTCCGCTCGTGTCGTGGCTCATGCTGCGTGGGCGCTGCCGCAACTGCCGCAAGCCCATTTCCGCGCGCTACCCGCTGGTGGAGGCCCTGTCGGGCGCCGTGGCCCTGGCCCTGGCCGTGAAGTTCGGCCCGGGCATGACCTTCGCCGTGTACCTGGCCTTCTCCGGGTTGCTCATCGTGCTGGCCTTCATCGACCTGGCCAGCTTCATGCTGCCCCTGTGGCCGATGATCATCGGCGCGGTGCTGGCCATGGTCTGCGCGCCGCTGTTTCTGGGCATCCCCCTGGTGGACGCCCTGCTGGCGGCGGGCGTGGGCGCGGGCACGTTCTGGCTGGTGCGCTGGGCCTACCGCAGGCTGCGCGGCATCGAGGGCCTGGGCGAGGGCGACATCTGGCTCATGCTGCTGCTCGGGCCGCTCACGGGCCTGCGCCACCTGCCCTTCGTGATCCTGGCCAGCGGCGTCTCGCTCATCGCCTTCAACCTGCCCATGCTCCTGCGCCAGGGGCGCCGCGACGCCCAGGGCAACCCCATGCAGACGCCCATCCCCTACGGGCCCTTCCTGTGCCTGGGGGCCATGCTGGCCATCCTCGTGGGCGACGACGTGCTGGCCTGGTATCTGGGGACGGTGCGCTGA
- a CDS encoding phenylacetate--CoA ligase encodes MQCAPRFIPRLSQEQLHDIQLAGLKWTVEHAYANSPAYRAKFEAAGLAPGDVRFLDDLARLPFTDVDDLREGYPMPLRCVPEERLVRIHASSGTTGKRKVMVYTQGDVDTWKTMMARCFELAELTPRDRVQIAVGYGLWTAGAGFQLGCEHFGATALPVGPGNLEIQMQLITDLGATCLCSTASMALLLGEEVEKHGLREQIALKKCIFGAEAHTPKMRARFEALLGLEHSFDISGMTELYGPGAGLECTAHAGIHYWADMYILEILDPATLQPVAPGQTGEMVVTTLRKEGAPLIRYRTHDLTRLLPGECACGVAMPRHDRILGRSDDMIIFRGVNIYPGQIAAVLEKFPEAGSEYQIVLTRTGGRDSMRIKVERARDAQAGDDAGAAKAVAEALHHQLMARASVEIVDFGSLPRSFAKTKRVIDERDQA; translated from the coding sequence ATGCAGTGCGCGCCCAGGTTCATCCCCCGGCTCTCCCAGGAGCAGCTCCACGACATCCAGCTCGCGGGCCTCAAATGGACCGTGGAGCACGCCTACGCCAACAGCCCGGCCTACCGCGCCAAGTTCGAGGCCGCAGGCCTGGCCCCGGGGGATGTGCGCTTCCTGGACGACCTGGCCCGGCTGCCCTTCACCGACGTGGACGACCTGCGCGAGGGCTACCCCATGCCCCTGCGCTGCGTGCCCGAGGAGCGCCTGGTGCGCATCCACGCCTCCAGCGGCACAACGGGCAAGCGCAAGGTCATGGTCTACACCCAGGGCGACGTGGACACCTGGAAGACGATGATGGCCCGCTGCTTCGAGCTGGCGGAGCTGACCCCGCGCGACCGGGTGCAGATCGCCGTGGGCTACGGGCTGTGGACCGCCGGAGCGGGCTTCCAGCTCGGTTGCGAGCATTTCGGGGCCACGGCCCTGCCCGTGGGCCCGGGCAACCTGGAAATCCAGATGCAGCTGATCACCGACCTGGGCGCCACCTGCCTGTGCTCCACGGCCTCCATGGCCCTGCTGCTGGGCGAGGAGGTCGAAAAACACGGCCTGCGCGAGCAGATCGCGCTGAAAAAATGCATCTTCGGCGCCGAGGCGCACACGCCCAAGATGCGTGCGCGCTTCGAGGCCCTGCTGGGGCTGGAGCACAGCTTCGACATCTCGGGCATGACCGAGCTGTACGGCCCGGGCGCGGGGCTGGAATGCACGGCCCACGCGGGCATCCATTACTGGGCCGACATGTACATCCTGGAGATCCTCGACCCGGCGACCCTGCAACCCGTGGCCCCGGGGCAGACCGGGGAGATGGTCGTGACCACCCTGCGCAAGGAGGGCGCGCCGCTCATCCGCTACCGCACCCACGACCTGACGCGGCTTTTGCCCGGGGAGTGCGCCTGCGGGGTGGCCATGCCGCGCCACGACAGGATCCTGGGCCGCTCCGACGACATGATCATCTTCCGGGGCGTGAACATCTACCCCGGGCAGATCGCCGCCGTGCTGGAGAAGTTCCCCGAGGCGGGCAGCGAATACCAGATCGTGCTGACGCGCACGGGCGGGCGCGACTCCATGCGCATCAAGGTCGAGCGCGCCCGGGACGCCCAGGCCGGGGACGACGCGGGCGCGGCCAAGGCCGTTGCCGAGGCCCTGCACCACCAGCTTATGGCCCGCGCCAGCGTGGAGATCGTGGATTTTGGCTCCCTGCCGCGCTCCTTCGCCAAGACCAAGCGCGTCATCGACGAGCGCGACCAGGCCTAG
- a CDS encoding NifB/NifX family molybdenum-iron cluster-binding protein — protein sequence MPDVIAVAAAGPDPGSPVEPVIGRADYFLFFDARGAFVRAQANPHRDLSQGSGTLVARMLIEAGARAVLGGNVGPKAALALRGAGVSVSCPHQGPAGEAVARFLAVERDLPGA from the coding sequence ATGCCAGACGTCATCGCCGTGGCCGCCGCAGGCCCGGACCCCGGCAGCCCGGTGGAGCCGGTCATCGGCCGGGCGGACTATTTTCTGTTCTTCGACGCGCGCGGAGCCTTCGTGCGCGCCCAGGCCAACCCGCACCGCGACCTGAGCCAGGGCAGCGGCACCCTCGTGGCGCGGATGCTCATCGAGGCCGGGGCACGGGCCGTGCTGGGGGGCAACGTGGGGCCCAAGGCGGCCCTGGCCCTGCGCGGGGCGGGGGTCAGCGTGAGCTGCCCGCACCAGGGCCCGGCCGGCGAGGCCGTGGCCCGTTTCCTGGCCGTGGAGCGTGACCTGCCCGGCGCCTGA
- the purE gene encoding 5-(carboxyamino)imidazole ribonucleotide mutase translates to MSRVAIFMGSISDEPMVRPCADVLDSLGIDYLFTVTSAHRTPERTAALVADLEAKGCQVFICAAGMAAHLAGAVAAKTVRPVLGIPVTASALGGMDALLATVMMPPGFPVGTVALDKAGARNAAWLAAQILALTDKDLEARLRAAREEFKASVDKAATELAARK, encoded by the coding sequence ATGAGTCGCGTCGCCATCTTCATGGGCAGCATTTCCGATGAACCCATGGTCCGGCCCTGCGCCGACGTGCTGGACAGCCTGGGCATCGACTACCTGTTCACCGTCACCAGCGCCCACCGCACCCCCGAACGCACCGCCGCCCTGGTGGCCGACCTGGAGGCCAAGGGCTGCCAGGTCTTCATCTGCGCGGCAGGCATGGCCGCCCACCTGGCAGGCGCCGTGGCCGCCAAGACCGTGCGCCCCGTGCTGGGAATCCCCGTGACGGCCTCGGCCCTGGGCGGCATGGACGCCCTGCTGGCCACCGTCATGATGCCCCCCGGCTTCCCCGTGGGCACCGTGGCCCTGGACAAGGCCGGGGCGCGCAACGCCGCCTGGCTCGCCGCCCAGATCCTGGCCCTGACGGACAAGGACCTGGAAGCCCGGCTGCGCGCCGCCCGCGAGGAGTTCAAGGCCTCGGTGGACAAGGCCGCGACGGAACTGGCGGCCAGGAAGTAG
- the purD gene encoding phosphoribosylamine--glycine ligase, translated as MRILIVGSGGREHALAWKLAQSPHITRLFVAPGNGGTARVAENVDIADADLPALVAFTLRKKIDLVVAGPELPLVLGLADALAQEGIPCFGPDAFAAQLEGSKAFAKTVMRAAGVPTADFMVFDDHLQARAHVLERPMPCVIKADGLAAGKGVVVCKTREEALETLDEMMLRDVFGAAGERVVIEDALVGEEASFLAFCDGTSFALMPSSQDHKAALDGDLGPNTGGMGAYSPAPVLPEADCAAMGDLVIRPILDYMAASGHPFVGILYAGLMFTPAGPRVLEYNVRFGDPECQPLLMRLDGDLLEIMLACTRGTLAQTPVRWKPQSALCVVMAAGGYPKSYPKGMEITGIDRAEAETGVTVFQAGTRAQDGRTLCSGGRVLGVTALGDTLAQARDAAYKGVELIHFDPCHYRRDIGSKGLGRR; from the coding sequence GTGAGGATTCTCATCGTTGGTTCCGGAGGCCGGGAGCACGCCCTGGCCTGGAAGCTGGCCCAGAGCCCGCACATCACACGGCTGTTCGTCGCCCCGGGCAACGGCGGCACCGCCCGCGTGGCCGAAAACGTGGACATCGCCGACGCCGACCTGCCCGCCCTGGTGGCCTTCACCCTGCGCAAGAAGATCGACCTCGTGGTCGCCGGGCCCGAACTGCCCCTGGTCCTGGGCCTGGCCGACGCCCTGGCCCAGGAGGGCATCCCCTGCTTCGGGCCCGACGCCTTCGCCGCCCAGCTCGAAGGCTCCAAGGCCTTCGCCAAGACCGTCATGCGCGCCGCAGGCGTGCCCACCGCCGACTTCATGGTCTTCGACGACCACCTCCAGGCCCGGGCCCACGTCCTCGAACGGCCCATGCCCTGCGTCATCAAGGCCGACGGCCTGGCCGCCGGCAAGGGCGTCGTGGTCTGCAAAACCCGCGAAGAGGCCCTGGAAACCCTCGACGAGATGATGCTCCGCGATGTCTTCGGCGCCGCAGGCGAGCGCGTGGTCATCGAGGACGCCCTCGTGGGCGAGGAGGCCTCCTTCCTGGCCTTCTGCGACGGCACCTCCTTCGCCCTCATGCCCTCCTCGCAGGACCACAAGGCCGCCCTGGACGGCGACCTGGGCCCCAACACCGGCGGCATGGGCGCCTACAGCCCCGCCCCCGTGCTGCCCGAGGCCGACTGCGCCGCCATGGGCGACCTGGTCATCCGGCCCATCCTCGACTACATGGCCGCCTCGGGCCACCCCTTCGTGGGCATCCTCTACGCCGGGCTCATGTTCACCCCCGCCGGGCCGCGCGTGCTCGAATACAACGTGCGCTTCGGCGACCCCGAATGCCAGCCCCTGCTCATGCGCCTGGACGGCGACCTGCTGGAGATCATGCTCGCCTGCACCCGGGGCACCCTGGCCCAGACCCCCGTACGCTGGAAGCCCCAAAGCGCCCTGTGCGTGGTCATGGCCGCCGGGGGCTACCCCAAAAGCTACCCCAAGGGCATGGAGATCACCGGCATCGACCGCGCCGAGGCCGAAACCGGCGTCACCGTCTTCCAGGCCGGCACCCGCGCCCAGGACGGGCGCACCCTGTGCTCCGGCGGGCGCGTGCTGGGCGTCACCGCCCTGGGCGACACCCTGGCCCAGGCCCGCGACGCGGCCTACAAGGGCGTGGAACTGATCCACTTCGACCCCTGCCACTACCGCCGCGACATCGGCAGCAAGGGGCTGGGGCGCAGGTAG